The following coding sequences are from one Streptomyces sp. NBC_00536 window:
- the kdpF gene encoding K(+)-transporting ATPase subunit F, whose translation MTAENVVGLLVAVALLGYLIVALVFPERF comes from the coding sequence GTGACCGCCGAAAACGTGGTGGGCCTGCTGGTCGCCGTCGCTCTGCTGGGCTATCTGATCGTCGCCCTCGTGTTCCCGGAGAGGTTCTAG
- a CDS encoding SpoIIE family protein phosphatase, with protein MSRDANTDDALAAAVSALTAEIAGLHDDRARRRLLDLATGVLVDQLRVTPAEAADHLLELAVSTGLSAGDLAADILNAAAKSLVAEAPADARRIRRATAAVLATDTAGEAAVTLLDGGLRRIGVRTLYLWRRTGTDCLALAGQAGAGPQEARHWQWVPPDTPLHRVLWEGAAWWGVDDWLPGGTGTRAVLPLRRHGHIVGVALCVWDTAQAPDDRVRRTAELLCEPCGALLGEPDPPGTRAAEAVLLELATGPAVLLGADGRLEYVNPAARTALGAVRSPVGRSAAEVFPYAWSALAPAADRTEPRRLGHVGGLDDVRVLPLGRGRAAVLWEAAALRSEALTRVLGRLERVGYFEEDLLTGATRWSQETYTLFGMDRDAPPVPLARLGARLHPEDVPLLEGLLASLGEGRRGDRALVRAIRADGGVRHVRIAAEPLLSGAALTGLTGVYQDVSAQHHNELALSAAQEDATARARFVLQLQRAIVPEAPLTAEPAGGLDVAVRYRPASQDYLVGGDWYDVLVLPDGRVLVAVGDIAGHGIDAATSMVVLRNALRGLAVTGAGPGRLMTWLNEVTLGTRGGPTATAVCAVYDPVAGSLRWAGAGHPPVLLLREGRARILDAPHNILLGAVAGADYEEASLALLPGDTLLLYTDGFVERRHVSMDRSLAALRRAAQRVGAGPVESMADALLSAVTGDTDDDTSLVVVRVPRTGAGPGVAAGPVAAGPHPGVREP; from the coding sequence ATGAGCCGGGATGCCAACACCGACGACGCCCTCGCCGCGGCCGTTTCGGCGCTGACCGCCGAGATCGCCGGGCTGCACGATGACCGGGCCCGGCGGCGGCTGCTCGACCTGGCCACCGGGGTGCTCGTCGACCAGCTCCGGGTGACCCCGGCCGAGGCGGCGGACCACCTGCTGGAGCTGGCCGTCAGCACCGGGCTCAGCGCCGGTGACCTGGCCGCCGACATCCTGAACGCCGCCGCGAAGTCCCTGGTCGCCGAAGCCCCCGCCGACGCGCGGCGGATCCGCCGGGCCACGGCGGCCGTCCTCGCGACCGACACCGCCGGAGAGGCCGCCGTCACCCTGCTGGACGGGGGGCTGCGCCGGATCGGGGTGCGCACCCTCTACCTCTGGCGCCGGACCGGCACCGACTGCCTCGCGCTGGCGGGGCAGGCCGGAGCGGGCCCGCAGGAGGCCCGGCACTGGCAGTGGGTGCCGCCGGACACCCCGCTGCACCGGGTGCTGTGGGAGGGCGCCGCCTGGTGGGGCGTGGACGACTGGCTGCCGGGCGGGACCGGGACGCGGGCGGTGCTGCCGCTGCGCCGCCACGGGCACATCGTCGGGGTGGCGCTGTGCGTGTGGGACACCGCCCAGGCGCCCGACGACCGGGTCCGGCGCACCGCCGAGCTGCTGTGCGAGCCCTGCGGGGCGCTGCTGGGCGAGCCCGATCCGCCGGGGACCCGGGCCGCGGAGGCGGTGCTGCTGGAGCTGGCCACCGGCCCGGCGGTGCTGCTGGGGGCGGACGGCAGGCTGGAGTACGTGAACCCGGCCGCGCGCACGGCCCTGGGCGCGGTGCGCAGCCCGGTGGGCCGGTCCGCCGCCGAGGTGTTCCCGTACGCCTGGAGCGCGCTGGCACCCGCCGCCGACCGGACGGAGCCGAGGCGGCTGGGGCACGTGGGCGGGCTGGACGACGTACGCGTACTGCCGCTGGGCCGGGGGCGGGCCGCGGTGCTGTGGGAGGCGGCGGCCCTGCGCAGCGAGGCCCTGACCCGGGTGCTGGGGCGGCTGGAGCGGGTCGGGTACTTCGAGGAGGACCTGCTGACGGGTGCCACGCGCTGGAGCCAGGAGACGTACACGCTCTTCGGGATGGACCGGGACGCGCCGCCGGTGCCGCTGGCCCGGCTCGGCGCCCGGCTGCACCCCGAGGACGTACCGCTGCTGGAGGGACTGCTGGCCTCCCTGGGGGAGGGCCGTCGCGGGGACCGGGCGCTGGTCCGGGCGATCCGGGCGGACGGGGGCGTCCGGCACGTGCGGATCGCGGCCGAACCGCTGCTGTCGGGGGCGGCGCTGACCGGGCTCACCGGGGTCTACCAGGACGTTTCCGCCCAGCATCACAACGAGCTCGCGCTGTCGGCGGCCCAGGAGGACGCGACGGCGCGGGCCCGGTTCGTCCTCCAGCTCCAGCGGGCGATCGTGCCGGAAGCGCCCTTGACGGCCGAGCCCGCGGGCGGTCTGGACGTCGCGGTCCGCTACCGGCCCGCCTCCCAGGACTATCTGGTCGGCGGCGACTGGTACGACGTCCTGGTCCTGCCGGACGGCCGGGTGCTGGTCGCCGTCGGCGACATCGCGGGGCATGGCATCGACGCGGCGACCAGCATGGTCGTGCTGCGCAACGCCCTGCGCGGGCTCGCGGTGACCGGCGCCGGGCCGGGCCGGCTGATGACCTGGCTCAACGAGGTCACCCTGGGCACCCGGGGCGGCCCCACGGCCACGGCGGTGTGCGCGGTGTACGACCCGGTGGCCGGTTCGCTGCGCTGGGCCGGGGCGGGCCATCCGCCCGTCCTGCTGCTGCGCGAGGGCCGGGCCCGGATCCTGGACGCGCCGCACAACATCCTGCTCGGCGCGGTGGCGGGCGCCGACTACGAGGAGGCGTCGCTGGCCCTGCTGCCGGGGGACACCCTGCTGCTCTACACGGACGGGTTCGTGGAGCGGCGGCACGTGAGCATGGACCGGAGCCTGGCCGCGCTGCGGCGGGCGGCCCAGCGGGTGGGGGCCGGGCCCGTGGAGTCGATGGCCGACGCGCTGCTGTCGGCGGTCACCGGGGACACGGACGACGACACGAGCCTGGTCGTGGTGCGGGTGCCCCGGACGGGTGCGGGCCCGGGTGTGGCCGCCGGGCCTGTGGCCGCCGGGCCGCATCCTGGCGTTAGAGAGCCGTAA
- a CDS encoding SigB/SigF/SigG family RNA polymerase sigma factor: MLRTDDRDQLMEGIPEEPLKVSTAVARTLSVTLFDRLRALEEGTAEYSYVRNTLVELNLSLVKYAARRFRGRSEPVEDIVQVGTVGLIKAINRYDPGRGAEFATFAMPTITGEIKRFFRDTSWAVKVPRRLQELRLDTAKAQDAMEQDLGRCPTEEELAERLEVSPQELAEGRKAAVAYSARSLDAPVQGEAEGESFDSQPVLGEDEDAYDRIECLESLKPLLSGLPERERALLALRFGEELTQSEIGDRLGLSQMHVSRLLTRTLARLRTGLLEDDAEDSGA, encoded by the coding sequence ATGCTTCGAACAGATGACCGCGACCAGCTCATGGAGGGCATCCCGGAGGAACCGCTCAAGGTGAGCACCGCCGTCGCCAGGACCCTTTCGGTGACCTTGTTCGACCGGCTGCGGGCCCTGGAAGAGGGCACCGCCGAGTACTCGTACGTCCGCAACACCCTCGTCGAACTGAACCTCAGCCTGGTCAAGTACGCCGCCCGCCGGTTCCGCGGGCGCAGCGAACCGGTGGAGGACATCGTCCAGGTCGGCACCGTGGGACTGATCAAGGCGATCAACCGCTACGACCCCGGGCGCGGGGCGGAATTCGCCACCTTCGCCATGCCGACGATCACGGGCGAGATCAAGCGGTTCTTCCGGGACACCAGCTGGGCCGTGAAGGTCCCGCGCCGGCTCCAGGAGCTGCGGCTGGACACCGCCAAGGCCCAGGACGCCATGGAGCAGGACCTCGGCCGCTGCCCCACCGAGGAGGAGCTCGCCGAGCGGCTGGAGGTGAGCCCGCAGGAGCTGGCCGAGGGCCGCAAGGCCGCCGTGGCCTATTCCGCGCGCTCGCTGGACGCGCCGGTGCAGGGCGAGGCCGAAGGGGAGTCCTTCGACAGCCAGCCGGTGCTGGGTGAGGACGAGGACGCGTACGACCGCATCGAATGCCTGGAGTCCCTCAAGCCGCTGCTGTCGGGGCTGCCCGAGCGGGAGCGCGCGCTGCTCGCGCTGCGCTTCGGCGAGGAGCTGACCCAGTCCGAGATCGGCGACCGGCTGGGCCTGTCCCAGATGCACGTGTCCCGGCTGCTCACCCGGACCCTGGCCAGGCTCCGTACGGGTCTGCTGGAGGACGACGCGGAGGACTCCGGGGCCTAG
- a CDS encoding ATP-binding protein, with the protein MGEPEQTRRLVLGGPVPGVVTRCRDFTRRALTEWRWLPSDGSPAAVEAVEEAAEDVLLMVSELVTNACMHAGGPGALVLRHTADGLRMEVSDGSPEHPRRRSPGNPSVPGGHGLIVLERLSREWGWERNEAVGGKTVWAEVASPLAPPTDGPSSGGTAS; encoded by the coding sequence GTGGGTGAACCCGAGCAGACGCGGCGGCTGGTGCTGGGCGGACCGGTCCCGGGCGTGGTCACGCGGTGCCGCGACTTCACCCGGCGCGCCCTCACCGAGTGGCGCTGGCTTCCTTCCGACGGATCGCCCGCCGCGGTGGAGGCGGTGGAGGAGGCCGCCGAGGACGTCCTGCTGATGGTGTCCGAGCTGGTCACCAACGCCTGCATGCACGCGGGCGGCCCGGGCGCCCTGGTCCTGCGCCACACCGCGGACGGGCTGCGGATGGAGGTCAGCGACGGGAGCCCCGAGCACCCCCGTCGCCGCTCACCTGGAAATCCGTCCGTCCCCGGCGGACACGGTCTGATCGTCCTCGAACGGCTCTCCCGCGAGTGGGGCTGGGAACGGAACGAGGCGGTGGGCGGCAAGACCGTGTGGGCCGAGGTGGCCTCACCGCTCGCACCGCCCACCGATGGACCGTCCAGCGGGGGAACCGCTTCCTAG
- a CDS encoding STAS domain-containing protein codes for MKAERFSVEATHVAGATVLALAGELDHDTAGPLRAALEAALAGDGGGRLLVDCTELRFCDSTGLNALLRARLAARETGARLELAGLRQPVARMFRTTGADGVFLVHDDLAAALAHDGGGHDGGGGTGG; via the coding sequence GTGAAGGCGGAGCGGTTCTCGGTCGAGGCGACCCACGTGGCGGGCGCGACCGTCCTCGCGCTGGCCGGTGAACTCGACCACGACACGGCGGGCCCCCTGCGGGCGGCCCTGGAGGCGGCACTCGCCGGGGACGGCGGAGGCCGCCTGCTCGTCGACTGCACCGAGCTGCGCTTCTGCGACTCCACGGGGCTCAACGCCCTGCTGCGGGCCCGGCTGGCCGCCCGGGAGACCGGCGCGCGCCTGGAGCTGGCCGGACTGCGGCAGCCGGTGGCCCGGATGTTCCGTACGACCGGGGCCGACGGGGTGTTCCTCGTCCACGACGACCTCGCCGCGGCCCTCGCGCACGACGGAGGCGGGCACGACGGAGGCGGCGGGACCGGTGGGTGA
- a CDS encoding SDR family NAD(P)-dependent oxidoreductase, with protein sequence MTETRVALITGSSSGIGAAIARRLASEGIRVVVNSARSEREGRELAAELPDALYVRGDVSDPADARRIVRAAVDAYGRLDILVNNAGRTRFIPLDDLDAADADAWREIFEVNVIGTWQMITAATPHLRESGAASIVNISSVSATRALGSSVPYAVSKAAVNHMTRLLASQLGPAIRVNAVAPGLIDTPWYDGAEEVWESSREWITANTPLRRVGTPQDVAEAALYLVNAAYTTGDVLTVDGGRHIV encoded by the coding sequence ATGACCGAGACCCGCGTGGCCCTGATCACCGGATCGTCTTCCGGAATCGGCGCCGCGATCGCCCGCCGCCTGGCCTCCGAGGGCATCCGCGTCGTGGTCAACTCCGCCCGCAGCGAGCGGGAGGGCAGGGAACTGGCTGCCGAGCTGCCGGACGCGCTCTACGTGCGGGGGGACGTCTCCGACCCGGCCGATGCCCGCCGTATCGTGCGGGCCGCGGTCGACGCGTACGGGCGCCTCGACATCCTCGTCAACAACGCCGGCCGGACCCGCTTCATCCCGCTCGACGACCTCGACGCCGCGGACGCCGACGCCTGGCGCGAGATCTTCGAGGTGAACGTGATCGGCACCTGGCAGATGATCACCGCCGCCACTCCCCACCTGCGGGAATCCGGGGCCGCCTCGATCGTGAACATCTCCTCGGTCTCCGCGACCCGGGCCCTGGGCAGCTCCGTCCCCTACGCCGTCAGCAAGGCCGCGGTCAATCACATGACCCGGCTGCTCGCCTCCCAGCTGGGACCCGCCATCCGGGTGAACGCGGTGGCGCCCGGACTGATCGACACCCCCTGGTACGACGGGGCCGAGGAGGTCTGGGAGAGCTCGCGCGAATGGATCACGGCCAACACCCCGCTGCGCCGGGTCGGCACCCCGCAGGACGTGGCGGAAGCCGCGCTGTACCTGGTGAACGCCGCCTACACGACGGGCGACGTCCTGACCGTGGACGGCGGTCGCCACATCGTCTGA
- a CDS encoding aspartate aminotransferase family protein, protein MNAAAAHARDAVKEADRKHVFHSWSAQELIDPLAVAGAEGSYFWDYEGNRFLDFSSSLVYTNIGYQHPKVVAAIQEQAARLCTLAPGFAVDVRSEAARLIAERTPGDLDKIFFTNGGAEAVENAVRMARVHTGRAKVLSTYRSYHGATSAAINLTGDARRFGNDSATAGVVHFWGPYLYRSPFHAETEEQECARALRHLEDTIVFEGPQSIAAVILESVGGAPGVLVPPAGYLAGVRELCDRFGIVFILDEVMVGFGRTGKWFAADHWEVTPDLLCFAKGVNSGYVPLGGVAISGAIAETFARRPYPGGLTYSGHVLACAAAVATITTMAEEGIVEQSARTGAELLGPGLRELAERHPSVGEVRGLGTFWALELVRDRETHEPLVPYAASGAANAPMGAFAEACKKGGLWPLVAGNRLHVAPPCNIGADDVAKGLAVLDEALSVADAHMA, encoded by the coding sequence ATGAACGCAGCAGCCGCCCACGCACGTGACGCCGTGAAAGAAGCCGACCGGAAGCACGTCTTCCACTCGTGGTCGGCCCAGGAGCTGATCGACCCGCTCGCCGTGGCGGGGGCCGAGGGTTCGTACTTCTGGGACTACGAGGGCAACCGCTTCCTCGACTTCTCCAGTTCGCTCGTCTACACCAACATCGGCTACCAGCACCCCAAGGTGGTCGCCGCGATCCAGGAGCAGGCCGCCCGGCTGTGCACCCTGGCCCCCGGTTTCGCCGTGGACGTCCGCTCCGAGGCGGCCCGGCTGATCGCCGAGCGCACCCCCGGTGACCTGGACAAGATCTTCTTCACCAACGGCGGCGCCGAGGCCGTCGAGAACGCCGTCCGGATGGCCCGCGTGCACACCGGGCGCGCCAAGGTGCTGAGCACCTACCGCTCGTACCACGGCGCCACCTCCGCCGCGATCAACCTGACCGGTGACGCCCGCCGGTTCGGCAACGACTCGGCGACCGCCGGGGTCGTGCACTTCTGGGGGCCCTACCTCTACCGCTCGCCCTTCCACGCGGAGACCGAGGAGCAGGAGTGCGCGCGGGCGCTGCGCCACCTGGAGGACACGATCGTCTTCGAGGGCCCGCAGTCCATCGCCGCGGTGATCCTGGAGAGCGTCGGCGGCGCCCCGGGCGTGCTCGTGCCGCCCGCCGGCTACCTCGCGGGCGTGCGCGAGCTGTGCGACCGCTTCGGGATCGTCTTCATCCTGGACGAGGTCATGGTCGGCTTCGGCCGCACCGGCAAGTGGTTCGCCGCCGACCACTGGGAGGTCACCCCCGACCTGCTCTGCTTCGCCAAGGGCGTCAACAGCGGCTACGTACCGCTCGGCGGCGTGGCCATCTCCGGCGCGATCGCCGAGACCTTCGCCCGGCGCCCCTACCCGGGCGGGCTGACCTACTCCGGGCACGTCCTGGCCTGCGCCGCGGCGGTCGCGACCATCACCACCATGGCGGAGGAGGGCATCGTCGAGCAGTCCGCCCGCACCGGCGCCGAGCTGCTGGGTCCGGGGCTGCGGGAGCTGGCCGAACGCCACCCCTCGGTCGGCGAGGTCCGCGGTCTGGGCACTTTCTGGGCGCTGGAGCTCGTACGGGACCGGGAGACGCACGAGCCGCTGGTTCCCTACGCCGCCTCGGGCGCCGCGAACGCCCCCATGGGCGCCTTCGCCGAGGCCTGCAAGAAGGGCGGGCTGTGGCCGCTGGTCGCGGGCAACCGGCTGCACGTCGCCCCGCCCTGCAACATCGGCGCGGACGACGTGGCGAAGGGTCTGGCCGTCCTCGACGAGGCCCTGTCGGTGGCGGACGCGCACATGGCCTGA
- the pucL gene encoding factor-independent urate hydroxylase, which yields MSKHVLGHNQYGKAENRIVKVTRKGSDGSWHEIRDLNVSVALRGDFRDVHLTGDNAHCLPTDTTKNTVYAFGKEHGIDSPEAFGIRLAKHFVSSQTPIREAQIRIEEFAWERIPVPTRKEQHSFVLKGQEVRTAQVTYSETTGLQVISGLKDLTVMNSTNSEFHGYIKDEYTTLREAYDRILATKVTSRWAHSALAADDPEHDWDRSYKKVRKHMLDAFAETYSYSLQQTLNQMAERVLDNCPRVNEVRLNLPNKHHFLVDLEPFGLKNDNEVYFAADRPYGLIEGTVHREGVQPVIATSDWIVA from the coding sequence ATGAGCAAGCACGTCCTGGGCCACAACCAGTACGGCAAGGCCGAGAACCGCATCGTCAAGGTCACCCGCAAGGGTAGCGACGGTTCCTGGCACGAGATCCGCGACCTCAACGTCTCGGTCGCGCTCCGCGGTGACTTCCGCGATGTCCACCTGACCGGCGACAACGCCCACTGCCTGCCGACCGACACCACCAAGAACACGGTGTACGCCTTCGGCAAGGAGCACGGCATCGACTCCCCGGAGGCCTTCGGCATCCGGCTCGCCAAGCACTTCGTCTCCTCCCAGACCCCGATCCGCGAGGCGCAGATCCGCATCGAGGAGTTCGCCTGGGAGCGGATCCCGGTCCCGACCCGCAAGGAGCAGCACTCCTTCGTCCTCAAGGGCCAGGAAGTGCGCACCGCGCAGGTCACCTACAGCGAGACGACCGGCCTCCAGGTCATCTCGGGCCTGAAGGACCTGACCGTGATGAACTCGACCAACTCCGAGTTCCACGGCTACATCAAGGACGAGTACACGACCCTGCGGGAGGCGTACGACCGCATCCTGGCCACCAAGGTCACCTCGCGCTGGGCGCACTCGGCACTGGCCGCCGACGACCCGGAGCACGACTGGGACCGGTCGTACAAGAAGGTCCGCAAGCACATGCTGGACGCCTTCGCGGAGACGTACTCGTACTCGCTCCAGCAGACCCTGAACCAGATGGCCGAGCGGGTGCTCGACAACTGCCCGCGGGTCAACGAGGTCCGGCTGAACCTCCCCAACAAGCACCACTTCCTCGTCGACCTGGAGCCCTTCGGCCTCAAGAACGACAACGAGGTCTACTTCGCCGCAGACCGGCCCTACGGCCTCATCGAGGGCACCGTCCACCGCGAGGGCGTACAGCCGGTGATCGCCACGAGCGACTGGATCGTCGCCTAG
- a CDS encoding histidine phosphatase family protein, with protein MSSAAPVRLLLVTPALDPAARQGRFGSAPPCPGHPGLRGLDTGAWAGRTLDEVAAEDPGAVRSWLTDPQYAPPGGESVAALTERVGAALAGFGEGRHRLPVEQAVVRAAVVHALELPCAAFWRLDVRPETVTELTGRSGRWNLLLGRPVEATA; from the coding sequence ATGTCCTCCGCCGCGCCCGTACGCCTGCTCCTGGTCACCCCCGCGCTGGATCCCGCCGCCCGTCAGGGCCGGTTCGGGTCCGCCCCGCCCTGCCCCGGGCACCCCGGTCTGCGCGGCCTGGACACGGGCGCGTGGGCGGGGCGGACGCTGGACGAGGTGGCCGCCGAGGACCCGGGCGCGGTCCGGAGCTGGCTGACGGACCCGCAGTACGCGCCCCCCGGCGGCGAGTCGGTGGCCGCGCTGACGGAGCGCGTGGGAGCGGCCCTGGCCGGTTTCGGCGAGGGCCGCCACCGGCTGCCGGTCGAGCAGGCCGTCGTCCGCGCGGCCGTCGTGCACGCGCTGGAACTGCCGTGCGCGGCCTTCTGGCGGCTCGACGTACGGCCGGAGACCGTCACCGAACTGACCGGCCGGTCCGGCCGCTGGAACCTGCTGCTGGGCCGGCCGGTCGAGGCGACGGCCTAG
- a CDS encoding CbtB domain-containing protein, which yields MAYSAVPTSAPAAVSPISLKELAPWALFVGILMLVLLYFVGAEQGATALFQGDNIHEWMHDGRHLLGFPCH from the coding sequence ATGGCCTACTCCGCCGTGCCCACGTCGGCTCCTGCCGCCGTTTCGCCCATCTCGCTCAAGGAACTGGCCCCCTGGGCCCTGTTCGTGGGCATCCTGATGCTGGTCCTGCTCTACTTCGTCGGCGCCGAGCAGGGCGCCACCGCGCTCTTCCAGGGCGACAACATCCACGAGTGGATGCACGACGGCCGCCACCTCCTCGGCTTCCCCTGCCACTGA
- a CDS encoding CbtA family protein, producing the protein MNSISVRALLIRGMLAGLIAGVAAFLVAYLLGESKVDSAIALEEAANAGHDHAEMAPVSRALQSTAGLGTGVLLYSVALGGIAALVFCFALGRIGRFTPRVTSALVAGGLFLTVTLVPFLKYPANPPAVGDPDTVVKRTTLYLLMIALSVLLAVAATVLGRRLAPSQGNWNASIIAAAAFVVAVGVAYAFLPSIYEVPADFPAGLIWQFRLASLAIQATLWAVFGLGFGVLAERLLVPSAARTEAVQPTS; encoded by the coding sequence ATGAACTCCATTTCCGTGCGTGCCCTGTTGATCCGGGGCATGCTCGCCGGCCTGATCGCCGGTGTGGCGGCCTTCCTCGTCGCGTACCTCCTGGGTGAATCCAAGGTGGACTCGGCGATCGCCCTCGAAGAGGCGGCCAACGCCGGTCACGACCACGCCGAGATGGCTCCGGTCAGCCGGGCCCTGCAGTCCACCGCGGGGCTCGGCACCGGCGTCCTGCTCTACTCCGTCGCGCTCGGCGGCATCGCCGCGCTCGTCTTCTGCTTCGCGCTGGGACGCATCGGCCGCTTCACGCCGAGGGTCACCTCGGCGCTGGTGGCGGGGGGCCTGTTCCTGACGGTCACCCTGGTGCCGTTCCTGAAGTACCCGGCCAATCCGCCCGCGGTCGGCGATCCCGACACCGTCGTGAAGCGGACCACCCTCTATCTGCTGATGATCGCGCTCAGTGTGCTGCTCGCGGTGGCCGCGACGGTCCTGGGCCGGCGGCTGGCGCCCTCGCAGGGCAACTGGAACGCGAGCATCATCGCCGCGGCCGCCTTCGTGGTGGCGGTCGGTGTCGCGTACGCGTTCCTGCCGTCCATCTACGAGGTTCCCGCCGATTTCCCGGCAGGACTCATCTGGCAGTTCCGGCTGGCCTCGCTCGCCATCCAGGCGACGCTGTGGGCGGTTTTCGGCCTCGGCTTCGGTGTTCTTGCCGAACGCCTGCTTGTTCCTTCCGCCGCGCGGACGGAAGCTGTTCAGCCTACGAGCTGA
- a CDS encoding class F sortase, translating into MHRPKWIAGGLTVALLCTGLVLLRNTDGADGDPGGADASGASAKAPAEGFPSRALGLSGHRRLVEQLEDGRGEHAWHGTGRGPRKAAGRSAAAPLPAARPLRLRIPDLGVDIPLAAGSAGDAVGWDVDSPAPGSAGTAVVSGESATLHLATLRKGRTIEIPRADGRTAVFTIDHVGTPRATDTGKHAELRVVTGETTVHAHLTGTRRSK; encoded by the coding sequence ATGCACCGCCCGAAGTGGATTGCCGGCGGACTGACGGTGGCTCTGCTGTGCACCGGACTCGTGCTGTTGCGCAACACCGATGGCGCGGACGGCGACCCCGGCGGCGCCGATGCCTCCGGCGCCTCCGCCAAGGCCCCCGCGGAGGGCTTCCCCTCCCGGGCACTGGGCCTGTCCGGCCACCGCAGGCTCGTCGAGCAGCTGGAGGACGGGCGCGGGGAGCATGCCTGGCACGGCACGGGCCGCGGCCCCCGCAAGGCGGCGGGCCGCTCCGCCGCCGCCCCGCTGCCCGCGGCCCGCCCGCTGCGGCTGCGCATCCCCGACCTCGGCGTCGACATCCCGCTGGCCGCGGGCTCGGCGGGCGACGCGGTCGGCTGGGACGTGGACAGCCCGGCCCCGGGCTCGGCCGGGACGGCCGTCGTCTCCGGGGAGAGCGCGACCCTGCACCTCGCCACGCTGCGCAAGGGCCGGACGATCGAGATCCCGCGCGCGGACGGACGTACCGCCGTGTTCACGATCGACCACGTCGGCACCCCCCGGGCCACGGACACCGGCAAGCACGCCGAACTGCGCGTGGTCACCGGCGAGACCACGGTCCACGCCCACCTGACCGGGACCCGGCGCAGCAAATAG